A window of the Phaenicophaeus curvirostris isolate KB17595 chromosome 9, BPBGC_Pcur_1.0, whole genome shotgun sequence genome harbors these coding sequences:
- the CTBP2 gene encoding C-terminal-binding protein 2 isoform X4, protein MFGIRPQIMNGPMHPRPLVALLDGRDCTVEMPILKDLATVAFCDAQSTQEIHEKVLNEAVGAMMYHTITLTREDLEKFKALRVIVRIGSGYDNIDIKAAGELGIAVCNIPSAAVEETADSTICHVLNLYRRNTWLYQALREGTRVQSVEQIREVASGAARIRGETLGLIGFGRTAQAVAVRAKAFGFNVIFYDPYLQDGIERSLGVQRVYTLQDLLYQSDCVSLHCNLNEHNHHLINDFTIKQMRQGAFLVNTARGGLVDEKALTQALKEGRIRGAALDVHESEPFSFAQGPLKDAPNLICTPHTAWYSEQASLEMREAAATEIRRAITGRIPESLRNCVNKEFFVTTAPWSVIDQQAIHPELNGATYRYPPGMVSVAPGGIPAAMEGIIPGGIPVTHNLPTVAHPSQAPSPNQPTKHGDNREHPNEQ, encoded by the exons GTATTCGCCCTCAAATCATGAACGGCCCCATGCACCCCCGGCCCCTGGTGGCACTGCTGGACGGGAGGGACTGTACGGTGGAGATGCCCATTTTGAAGGACTTGGCGACAGTTGCATTCTGTGACGCACAATCAACTCAGGAGATTCATGAGAAG GTATTAAATGAAGCTGTTGGGGCAATGATGTACCACACCATCACACTGACTCGAGAAGACCTAGAGAAGTTCAAGGCCCTACGGGTCATTGTTCGAATAGGCAGTGGCTACGACAACATCGACATCAAAGCTGCGGGGGAGCTTG gGATCGCCGTCTGCAACATCCCCTCAGCTGCAGTGGAGGAGACGGCCGACTCCACCATCTGCCACGTCCTCAACCTCTACCGGCGAAACACGTGGCTCTACCAGGCGCTGCGGGAAGGCACGCGGGTGCAGAGCGTGGAGCAGATCCGGGAGGTGGCCTCCGGTGCTGCCCGCATCAGGGGGGAGACGCTCGGCCTCATCGGCTTCG GCCGCACTGCACAGGCGGTTGCAGTCCGAGCCAAGGCATTCGGCTTCAATGTGATATTTTATGACCCGTACCTGCAGGACGGGATAGAGAGGTCCCTGGGAGTCCAACGGGTctacacactccaggacctgcTCTATCAGAGCGACTGTGTCTCGTTGCACTGTAACCTTAACGAACATAACCACCACCTTATCAACGACTTCACGATCAAGCAG ATGAGGCAGGGAGCGTTCCTGGTGAACACGGCACGTGGAGGGCTGGTGGACGAGAAGGCCTTAACTCAAGCTCTCAAGGAGGGACGGATACGAGGGGCTGCGCTTGATGTGCATGAGTCTGAACCGTTTAG TTTTGCTCAAGGCCCATTGAAAGATGCTCCTAATTTAATCTGTACTCCACACACCGCTTGGTACAGTGAGCAGGCATCACTAGAGATGAGAGAAGCTGCTGCTACTGAAATACGGCGTGCGATCACAG GACGCATCCCAGAAAGCCTAAGGAACTGCGTGAATAAGGAATTCTTTGTCACAACAGCTCCATGGTCAGTAATAGATCAGCAAGCAATTCATCCAGAGCTCAACGGTGCCACGTACAG GTATCCCCCCGGGATGGTCAGTGTCGCACCAGGAGGAATCCCGGCAGCCATGGAGGGCATCATTCCTGGAGGCATCCCTGTTACTCACAATCTTCCCACAGTGGCACATCCGTCCCAAGCTCCATCTCCGAACCAGCCCACAAAACACGGGGACAACAGGGAACATCCCAATGAGCAATAg
- the CTBP2 gene encoding C-terminal-binding protein 2 isoform X2, whose product MALVDKHKVKRQRLDRICEGIRPQIMNGPMHPRPLVALLDGRDCTVEMPILKDLATVAFCDAQSTQEIHEKVLNEAVGAMMYHTITLTREDLEKFKALRVIVRIGSGYDNIDIKAAGELGIAVCNIPSAAVEETADSTICHVLNLYRRNTWLYQALREGTRVQSVEQIREVASGAARIRGETLGLIGFGRTAQAVAVRAKAFGFNVIFYDPYLQDGIERSLGVQRVYTLQDLLYQSDCVSLHCNLNEHNHHLINDFTIKQMRQGAFLVNTARGGLVDEKALTQALKEGRIRGAALDVHESEPFSFAQGPLKDAPNLICTPHTAWYSEQASLEMREAAATEIRRAITGRIPESLRNCVNKEFFVTTAPWSVIDQQAIHPELNGATYRYPPGMVSVAPGGIPAAMEGIIPGGIPVTHNLPTVAHPSQAPSPNQPTKHGDNREHPNEQ is encoded by the exons GTATTCGCCCTCAAATCATGAACGGCCCCATGCACCCCCGGCCCCTGGTGGCACTGCTGGACGGGAGGGACTGTACGGTGGAGATGCCCATTTTGAAGGACTTGGCGACAGTTGCATTCTGTGACGCACAATCAACTCAGGAGATTCATGAGAAG GTATTAAATGAAGCTGTTGGGGCAATGATGTACCACACCATCACACTGACTCGAGAAGACCTAGAGAAGTTCAAGGCCCTACGGGTCATTGTTCGAATAGGCAGTGGCTACGACAACATCGACATCAAAGCTGCGGGGGAGCTTG gGATCGCCGTCTGCAACATCCCCTCAGCTGCAGTGGAGGAGACGGCCGACTCCACCATCTGCCACGTCCTCAACCTCTACCGGCGAAACACGTGGCTCTACCAGGCGCTGCGGGAAGGCACGCGGGTGCAGAGCGTGGAGCAGATCCGGGAGGTGGCCTCCGGTGCTGCCCGCATCAGGGGGGAGACGCTCGGCCTCATCGGCTTCG GCCGCACTGCACAGGCGGTTGCAGTCCGAGCCAAGGCATTCGGCTTCAATGTGATATTTTATGACCCGTACCTGCAGGACGGGATAGAGAGGTCCCTGGGAGTCCAACGGGTctacacactccaggacctgcTCTATCAGAGCGACTGTGTCTCGTTGCACTGTAACCTTAACGAACATAACCACCACCTTATCAACGACTTCACGATCAAGCAG ATGAGGCAGGGAGCGTTCCTGGTGAACACGGCACGTGGAGGGCTGGTGGACGAGAAGGCCTTAACTCAAGCTCTCAAGGAGGGACGGATACGAGGGGCTGCGCTTGATGTGCATGAGTCTGAACCGTTTAG TTTTGCTCAAGGCCCATTGAAAGATGCTCCTAATTTAATCTGTACTCCACACACCGCTTGGTACAGTGAGCAGGCATCACTAGAGATGAGAGAAGCTGCTGCTACTGAAATACGGCGTGCGATCACAG GACGCATCCCAGAAAGCCTAAGGAACTGCGTGAATAAGGAATTCTTTGTCACAACAGCTCCATGGTCAGTAATAGATCAGCAAGCAATTCATCCAGAGCTCAACGGTGCCACGTACAG GTATCCCCCCGGGATGGTCAGTGTCGCACCAGGAGGAATCCCGGCAGCCATGGAGGGCATCATTCCTGGAGGCATCCCTGTTACTCACAATCTTCCCACAGTGGCACATCCGTCCCAAGCTCCATCTCCGAACCAGCCCACAAAACACGGGGACAACAGGGAACATCCCAATGAGCAATAg
- the CTBP2 gene encoding C-terminal-binding protein 2 isoform X3, producing MWRQHFPGIRPQIMNGPMHPRPLVALLDGRDCTVEMPILKDLATVAFCDAQSTQEIHEKVLNEAVGAMMYHTITLTREDLEKFKALRVIVRIGSGYDNIDIKAAGELGIAVCNIPSAAVEETADSTICHVLNLYRRNTWLYQALREGTRVQSVEQIREVASGAARIRGETLGLIGFGRTAQAVAVRAKAFGFNVIFYDPYLQDGIERSLGVQRVYTLQDLLYQSDCVSLHCNLNEHNHHLINDFTIKQMRQGAFLVNTARGGLVDEKALTQALKEGRIRGAALDVHESEPFSFAQGPLKDAPNLICTPHTAWYSEQASLEMREAAATEIRRAITGRIPESLRNCVNKEFFVTTAPWSVIDQQAIHPELNGATYRYPPGMVSVAPGGIPAAMEGIIPGGIPVTHNLPTVAHPSQAPSPNQPTKHGDNREHPNEQ from the exons ATGTGGAGGCAACATTTTCCAG GTATTCGCCCTCAAATCATGAACGGCCCCATGCACCCCCGGCCCCTGGTGGCACTGCTGGACGGGAGGGACTGTACGGTGGAGATGCCCATTTTGAAGGACTTGGCGACAGTTGCATTCTGTGACGCACAATCAACTCAGGAGATTCATGAGAAG GTATTAAATGAAGCTGTTGGGGCAATGATGTACCACACCATCACACTGACTCGAGAAGACCTAGAGAAGTTCAAGGCCCTACGGGTCATTGTTCGAATAGGCAGTGGCTACGACAACATCGACATCAAAGCTGCGGGGGAGCTTG gGATCGCCGTCTGCAACATCCCCTCAGCTGCAGTGGAGGAGACGGCCGACTCCACCATCTGCCACGTCCTCAACCTCTACCGGCGAAACACGTGGCTCTACCAGGCGCTGCGGGAAGGCACGCGGGTGCAGAGCGTGGAGCAGATCCGGGAGGTGGCCTCCGGTGCTGCCCGCATCAGGGGGGAGACGCTCGGCCTCATCGGCTTCG GCCGCACTGCACAGGCGGTTGCAGTCCGAGCCAAGGCATTCGGCTTCAATGTGATATTTTATGACCCGTACCTGCAGGACGGGATAGAGAGGTCCCTGGGAGTCCAACGGGTctacacactccaggacctgcTCTATCAGAGCGACTGTGTCTCGTTGCACTGTAACCTTAACGAACATAACCACCACCTTATCAACGACTTCACGATCAAGCAG ATGAGGCAGGGAGCGTTCCTGGTGAACACGGCACGTGGAGGGCTGGTGGACGAGAAGGCCTTAACTCAAGCTCTCAAGGAGGGACGGATACGAGGGGCTGCGCTTGATGTGCATGAGTCTGAACCGTTTAG TTTTGCTCAAGGCCCATTGAAAGATGCTCCTAATTTAATCTGTACTCCACACACCGCTTGGTACAGTGAGCAGGCATCACTAGAGATGAGAGAAGCTGCTGCTACTGAAATACGGCGTGCGATCACAG GACGCATCCCAGAAAGCCTAAGGAACTGCGTGAATAAGGAATTCTTTGTCACAACAGCTCCATGGTCAGTAATAGATCAGCAAGCAATTCATCCAGAGCTCAACGGTGCCACGTACAG GTATCCCCCCGGGATGGTCAGTGTCGCACCAGGAGGAATCCCGGCAGCCATGGAGGGCATCATTCCTGGAGGCATCCCTGTTACTCACAATCTTCCCACAGTGGCACATCCGTCCCAAGCTCCATCTCCGAACCAGCCCACAAAACACGGGGACAACAGGGAACATCCCAATGAGCAATAg